The DNA sequence GGCCGCTTCGGTGTGTTTCCTCGCGCTGATCGGCATGCGTGCCTTGGCGCCCTCGGGCGATGCGCAGGCGACGCTGGCATCGAACGGAGTGACTCTGGGCAGCCTTGGGCAACCCGTATCGCGACCGCTTCCTTTTGCCGGCAGCACCACGCCCTTGGGTCTTGCGCGCGCGGTGTCCGATGACTTCGGTGGCGCGCGGACGGTTGGCGGCAGCAACCAGCTGGCCGAGCAACGGCTGCGCCTGTTCATGGCCGATCATGCGCGCAACGCGGCGCTCAATACCAACCAGGGGATGATGCCCTTGGCCCGTGTTGCCAGTTACCAAAGTCCCTGAAGCAATAGCGGGAATCGATGTTTCGTACCCTCCAGGCCTTGTTGCTCGCATTGCTCGCCGGTAGCGCGGTTGCCGAGAGCGTGCCGCAGCCGCGAGAGCTTCTCGACGCCATGTCACGCAACTTTCGTGCGCTCGACTATCGCGGTGTTTTTACCTATGAACAGGGGCAGACGCTGCGTTCGGTCAGGATCGTGCATGTTGTCGTCGACGGCGTGGAGCAGGAGCGCCTGCTGACTCTCGATGGCGAGCAGCGCGAGTTCTTGCGTCGCGATCACCCGGTGGATTGCCTGCATGCGGGAGACCAGCTGCTGCGGCTCGGCAGTCCCCCGCTGACGCCGCCGTTGCGCCTGGACGCCGGCGATACCTCCCGCCTCGACCAGTACTACGCGATCGAGTTCGACGGAACGGAGCGCGTTGCCAGCCGCAGTGGCAGCCGTCTGCGGATCAGCCCCCGTGATCCCTATCGCTATGGCATGACGCTGGTGCTGGATGACAAGACCTCGCTGCTGCTCAAATCGGAAATCACCGATGGCAGCGGCCGGGTGCTGGAACGCTTCCAGTTCGTGGATGTCGAGATCGGCAAGCCGGTCAGCGCCGCGGAGCTGGATCCGGAGACTCCCGAGGCCACGGAGAACCTGACGCACGCGCCGGGCACGGAGCCGCAGGCACAGCCTTTTGTCTGGACCGTGTCGTGGTTGCCGGAAGGCTTTGCGCTGAGTGCCCGTGAATTGCGCGCCGCTGCCGATCTCGGTCGCGAGGTCGAGACCCAGATGTACACCGATGGGCTGGCGGTGTTTGCGGTGTTCGTGGAGCGCGGTGTCGAGGTCGCCTCGGACGAGGGCGAGCAGGCATCGCAGGGAGCCACCGTGGCCTATGTGATCGCCCGCGGCGGACAAAACGTGGTTACCGTCGTGGGCGAAATTCCGATCGCCACGGCACAGTTGGTGGCCAATGCGGTCAATTTCCCGGACGACGTGCCCTGATCATGGAAAATGCCTCGCGCAGCGCCCCCGGGATCTGCCGGCGTCCTGCTGTCCGTCGTGGCGGGAATGACGCGGCAAGCAAAACCGGCAGGCTGATTCTTCAATTTTTGCAAGGAGTGAACATGAAGCGCAATTGGCTGGCCCTGCACGCTGCGGTCGCCCTGATTCTCGTGAGTGCCGCCAACGCCTGGTCGGCGGCGCTGCCGGATTTCACCGAGATCGTGGAAAAGAATTCGGGTGCGGTGGTGAAGATCCTGAGCACGCAGAAGGCGCCAGTGGCGCAAGGCATGCCGCCCGATATCGATCCGCGCTACCTCGAGCAGATGCCGGAGATCTTCCGCCACCTGTTCGACAATCGCGGTCAACCGCGCCAGCGCGAACGCCAGTCCATTGGCTCGGGCTTCGTGATCTCCACCGATGGATACATCCTGACCAACCATCATGTGGTCGACGGGGCGGATACGGTGCAGGTGCGCCTGAGCGATCGGCGCGAGTACGACGCAAAAGTCGTGGGTAGCGACAAGCGTTCGGATCTCGCGCTGCTGAAGGTGGAGGCGAAGGGCTTGCCGGTGGTCACGTTCGGCAATCCCGGCGAGCTGAAAGTGGGCGAGTGGGTGGTCGCCATCGGCTCGCCGTTCGGGCTCGATTACTCGGTTACGGCGGGCATCGTCAGCGCGCGCGGACGCAGCCTGCCGACCGAGGACAACGAGAACTACGTGCCGTTCATCCAGACCGACGTGGCAATCAACCCGGGCAATTCCGGCGGTCCGCTGTTCAACCTCAAGGGCGAGGTGGTGGGCATCAATTCCCAGATCTATACCCGCAGCGGCGGCTCCATCGGGTTGTCGTTCGCGATTCCGATCTCGGTGGCGATCGATGTGGTGGACCAGCTGAAGGCCTCGGGACAGGTGGTGCGTGGCTGGCTCGGTGTCGGCATCCAGGAGGTCGATCGCGACCTGGCGGAGAGCTTCGGTCTCGACAAGCCGGCTGGCGCGCTGGTTTCGCAACTCGAGCCCGGTGGTCCGGCAGAGCAGGCCGGGGTCCGGGTCGGTGACGTGGTGGTCGAATTCAACGGCGAGGAGATCGGCGAATCCGCGGATCTGCCGCACGTGGTTGGCATGATCAAGCCGGGTACCCAGGCGCGCATGAAGGTGATCCGCGATGGCAAGCCGCGCAGCATCGAGGTAAAGGTCGGCACGCTGGGCGACTCCGATGCCTCTGTCGTGGCCCAGGGCGCTCCCGAGGCGGGCGGGCGCATCGGACTGCAGGCCGAGAACCTGTCCGACCAGCAAAAAGCGCAGCTGCGTCTCAAGGGTGGGGTGGTGGTGCGCCAGGTCGTGCCGCGCGGAGCGGCCGACCGGGCCGGTTTGCGTGCGGGCGATGTGATTACCCAGATCGGCAGCGAAGT is a window from the Gammaproteobacteria bacterium genome containing:
- a CDS encoding sigma-E factor negative regulatory protein — translated: MSDSNNALREMVSALVDGEASEFECRRVLAGMDDPALRGLVDRHYSLRAVVRQEAQLLCPAPLGANILAALEQEPALRAASAAPAGNRWRMRAGGAAVAASVCFLALIGMRALAPSGDAQATLASNGVTLGSLGQPVSRPLPFAGSTTPLGLARAVSDDFGGARTVGGSNQLAEQRLRLFMADHARNAALNTNQGMMPLARVASYQSP
- a CDS encoding MucB/RseB C-terminal domain-containing protein; protein product: MFRTLQALLLALLAGSAVAESVPQPRELLDAMSRNFRALDYRGVFTYEQGQTLRSVRIVHVVVDGVEQERLLTLDGEQREFLRRDHPVDCLHAGDQLLRLGSPPLTPPLRLDAGDTSRLDQYYAIEFDGTERVASRSGSRLRISPRDPYRYGMTLVLDDKTSLLLKSEITDGSGRVLERFQFVDVEIGKPVSAAELDPETPEATENLTHAPGTEPQAQPFVWTVSWLPEGFALSARELRAAADLGREVETQMYTDGLAVFAVFVERGVEVASDEGEQASQGATVAYVIARGGQNVVTVVGEIPIATAQLVANAVNFPDDVP
- a CDS encoding DegQ family serine endoprotease; the encoded protein is MKRNWLALHAAVALILVSAANAWSAALPDFTEIVEKNSGAVVKILSTQKAPVAQGMPPDIDPRYLEQMPEIFRHLFDNRGQPRQRERQSIGSGFVISTDGYILTNHHVVDGADTVQVRLSDRREYDAKVVGSDKRSDLALLKVEAKGLPVVTFGNPGELKVGEWVVAIGSPFGLDYSVTAGIVSARGRSLPTEDNENYVPFIQTDVAINPGNSGGPLFNLKGEVVGINSQIYTRSGGSIGLSFAIPISVAIDVVDQLKASGQVVRGWLGVGIQEVDRDLAESFGLDKPAGALVSQLEPGGPAEQAGVRVGDVVVEFNGEEIGESADLPHVVGMIKPGTQARMKVIRDGKPRSIEVKVGTLGDSDASVVAQGAPEAGGRIGLQAENLSDQQKAQLRLKGGVVVRQVVPRGAADRAGLRAGDVITQIGSEVVADVADLEAIVAELPANTHVPVRLLRRGQAGFVAIRIEE